Proteins encoded together in one Oryzias melastigma strain HK-1 unplaced genomic scaffold, ASM292280v2 sc00624, whole genome shotgun sequence window:
- the LOC118598447 gene encoding NLR family CARD domain-containing protein 3-like, which yields MGAVFLTGTYAGISSRDRWSEKPRRDLRATYVVLEGDLAPMVRAASVYSGVFTQIFREERGLYQDKVFCFIHLSVQEFLAALHVHLTFINSGLNLMEEEQQKKSWFSTFFENSPVQFYQSAVNMALQSPTGHLDLFLRFLLGLSLQTNQSLLRGLTTKTGSSSQTNQKTVQFIKKKISEDLSAEKSINLFHCLNELNDGSLVKGIQQFLSSGRLSTDKLSPAQWSALAFILLSSEDDLQEFDLKKYSASEEALLKMLSVIKASNKAL from the exons aagagacctgcgggcgactTATGTGGTGCTTGAGGGCGACCTGGCGCCCATGG tcagagcagcctcagtgtactcaggagtgttcacacagatctttagagaggagagaggcctgtaccaggacaaggtgttctgcttcatccatctgagtgttcaggagtttctggctgctcttcatgtccACCTGACCTTCATCAACTCTGGACTCAACCTCATGGAGgaagaacaacagaaaaagtcttggttttctacattttttgaaaacagtCCAGTCCAGTTCTACCAGAGTGCTGTGAATATGGCTTTACAGAGTCCAACCGGACACCTGGATTTgttcctccgcttcctcctgggtctttcaCTGCAGACCAATCAGAGTCTCCTACGAGGTCTGACGACTAagacaggaagtagctcacagaccaatcagaaaacagtccagttcatcaagaagaagatcagtgaggatctgtctgcagagaaaagcatcaacctgttccactgtctgaatgaactgaatgatggttctctAGTGAAGGGGATCCAACAGTTCCTGAGTTCAGGACGTCTGTCCACAGATaaactgtctcctgctcagtggtctgctctggccttcatcttactgtcatcagaaGATGATCTGCAAGAGTTTGacctaaagaaatactctgcttcagaggaggctcttctGAAGATGCTGTCAGTGATCAAAGCCTCCAACAAAGCTCTGTAA